The Humulus lupulus chromosome 3, drHumLupu1.1, whole genome shotgun sequence genome window below encodes:
- the LOC133822171 gene encoding mediator of RNA polymerase II transcription subunit 11-like produces the protein MDSQTQNTSLQRLQNVEKRIVRVLELAGGVMDELSNPTGPRKEFVNNHCREFMQMIKDIQVALREEIKSACDYRPFEKCDYSSRIANEICCKKLDYVVLQLDQMKQTIDDYRSSTL, from the exons ATGGATTCCCAGACACAGAACACGTCGTTGCAGAGACTTCAAAATGTAGAGAAG AGAATCGTTAGGGTTTTGGAGCTTGCTGGCGGTGTCATGGACGAGCTCTCCAACCCCACCGGTCCCAGGAAGGAGTTCGTCAACAACCATTGCCGCGAGTTCATGCAAATGATCAAG GATATCCAAGTGGCATTGAGAGAAGAAATCAAGAGTGCTTGTGATTATCGTCCATTTGAGAAGTGTGATTACAGTTCGAGAATAGCCAATGAGATCTGTTGCAAGAAGCTGGATTATGTGGTGTTGCAGTTGGATCAAATGAAACAAACCATTGATGATTATCGTAGTAGTACTCTTTGA